A region of Nitrospira sp. CR1.1 DNA encodes the following proteins:
- the alr gene encoding alanine racemase, with translation MYQPSESSPTSASVDLTALAQNVAHVRRLAPHADILAVVKANAYGHGAIEITRALRQLAVRRFGVATVDEGVALRQAGVRDDIVVLGATMPAQFPDLAAHRLTPVLYRADLLQTFAAAVEPATTPYPVHIKIETGMGRLGVLPRELPELLSRAELHAPLRLEGLMTHLSDADNRDAGQTEEQLAQFQQGLNHVRERGLAIPLIHVANSAGIIKYPASLHSLVRPGIMLYGYHTLSNDTAAPELQPILTWKTAVAHVHTIPPGGSVSYNRTFIASRQTRVAVLPVGYADGYNRLLSNRGTVLIGGQRVPVIGRVCMDMTMIDVTDVQGVQVGQEAILIGQQGSQRITAADLAAWQQTIPYEILCAIGPRVPRRYLPLVSPAGETSRES, from the coding sequence GTGTACCAGCCGTCCGAATCCTCCCCAACTTCAGCCTCCGTCGACCTGACTGCCCTCGCACAGAATGTGGCCCATGTGCGGCGTCTGGCGCCGCACGCCGACATCCTTGCCGTCGTCAAGGCCAACGCGTACGGACATGGCGCAATCGAAATTACCCGCGCCTTACGACAACTGGCCGTGCGCCGGTTCGGCGTGGCCACCGTGGACGAAGGCGTCGCGCTTCGCCAGGCCGGTGTCCGTGATGACATCGTCGTCCTAGGCGCGACCATGCCCGCTCAATTTCCGGATCTGGCTGCGCATCGGCTGACTCCGGTCCTCTATCGTGCCGATTTGCTCCAGACCTTTGCCGCGGCGGTCGAGCCCGCTACCACCCCGTATCCCGTCCACATCAAGATCGAAACCGGCATGGGGCGCTTGGGTGTGCTGCCCCGTGAACTGCCCGAACTCCTTTCCAGGGCTGAACTGCACGCGCCTCTGCGCCTGGAGGGCCTCATGACGCATCTGTCTGATGCCGACAATCGGGATGCCGGACAGACGGAGGAGCAACTCGCGCAATTCCAACAGGGCCTCAACCACGTGCGTGAACGCGGCCTCGCGATTCCGTTGATTCATGTGGCCAACAGCGCGGGCATTATCAAATATCCTGCCAGCCTTCACTCCCTCGTACGGCCAGGCATCATGCTGTATGGCTACCATACCCTCTCGAACGACACGGCGGCTCCCGAGTTGCAACCGATCCTCACCTGGAAGACGGCGGTCGCTCATGTGCATACGATTCCACCGGGAGGCAGCGTCAGTTACAACCGGACCTTCATCGCTTCTCGGCAGACGCGCGTGGCAGTGCTTCCGGTCGGCTATGCCGACGGGTACAATCGGCTGCTCTCGAATCGTGGAACGGTACTCATCGGCGGACAACGAGTGCCGGTGATCGGGCGGGTATGTATGGATATGACGATGATCGACGTCACGGATGTGCAGGGCGTCCAAGTTGGACAGGAGGCCATCTTGATCGGGCAACAGGGCTCCCAGCGGATCACCGCAGCCGACCTCGCCGCCTGGCAGCAGACCATTCCCTACGAAATTCTCTGCGCCATCGGTCCCCGTGTGCCGCGTCGTTATCTCCCACTCGTCTCGCCTGCCGGCGAAACCTCCCGGGAAAGCTGA
- a CDS encoding gamma-glutamylcyclotransferase, whose product MKFFFYADNLNPSQLKRRAPEHKFLFTAYLPDHNVQFCRWSTQWRCGLASVVPSPGEKVWGAVFEITDEDLKILDEFENDVPQGAYRHLPVTVITEEGEKLLVTTHAANPIGKFKPKEHYIDWVLKGVKQWKLPEACSEQWKAYKPA is encoded by the coding sequence ATGAAGTTCTTCTTTTACGCGGATAACTTGAACCCGTCCCAACTCAAGCGTCGTGCCCCGGAACATAAGTTCCTTTTCACGGCCTATCTCCCCGACCACAACGTACAGTTCTGCCGCTGGTCGACGCAGTGGCGCTGCGGCCTGGCGAGCGTCGTGCCGTCGCCGGGAGAGAAAGTCTGGGGGGCCGTCTTTGAAATCACCGACGAAGATCTCAAAATCCTCGACGAGTTCGAGAACGATGTGCCGCAAGGCGCATACCGGCACCTCCCGGTGACCGTGATCACCGAAGAGGGCGAAAAGTTATTGGTCACGACCCATGCGGCGAATCCCATCGGCAAGTTCAAACCGAAGGAACATTATATCGACTGGGTGCTCAAGGGCGTCAAACAATGGAAGTTGCCCGAAGCATGCAGCGAGCAGTGGAAAGCGTATAAGCCGGCCTGA
- a CDS encoding CBS domain-containing protein, producing MATVAQIMNKKPQSVGPATSIRGAAKKMRTLRVSSLLIKKGKNHVGIVTDTDLVRKGLATNQDVGKLTVEQVMTSPLCTIESNQAVDDAQDMMGDLGVRHLAVTKGGSIVGVVSVRDLLLHYKRYAQSRLAERQTYSEPKISQD from the coding sequence ATGGCGACTGTTGCGCAAATCATGAACAAGAAACCTCAAAGCGTCGGTCCGGCGACGTCTATTCGCGGTGCGGCGAAGAAGATGCGCACCTTGCGAGTCAGCTCCCTGCTGATCAAAAAGGGGAAAAATCATGTCGGGATCGTGACCGACACGGATCTGGTCCGAAAGGGTTTGGCCACCAATCAGGACGTAGGCAAGCTCACGGTCGAACAGGTGATGACCTCTCCGCTCTGCACCATCGAAAGCAATCAGGCCGTTGACGACGCTCAGGATATGATGGGCGATCTCGGCGTGCGCCATCTGGCGGTCACCAAGGGCGGGTCGATCGTCGGCGTCGTGTCGGTCCGCGATCTCTTGCTGCACTACAAGCGGTATGCGCAATCGAGACTGGCTGAGAGGCAGACGTATTCTGAACCCAAGATCAGCCAAGACTAG
- a CDS encoding HNH endonuclease, with protein sequence MEMTLLLNSTYEPLRVLHWQKAITLLWQGKVEVLEVYDRQIHGISISIKLPSVMRLLKLVKLKDSHRAVKFSRINIFTRDSYCCQYCKHKFRTEELTFDHVVPIAKGGRKTWENIVTACWRCNNRKSGRTPEEANMRLIKKPVKPRWSPTVTITIGIRNTPESWRDYLYWNLELDADPSDP encoded by the coding sequence ATGGAAATGACCTTGTTGCTCAACTCCACCTATGAACCGCTGCGTGTCCTGCATTGGCAAAAGGCCATTACCTTGCTCTGGCAGGGGAAGGTCGAAGTCCTCGAAGTCTACGACCGTCAGATCCACGGCATCTCGATCTCGATCAAACTCCCCTCGGTGATGCGGCTCTTGAAGCTGGTCAAGCTCAAGGATAGTCACCGCGCCGTGAAATTTTCACGCATCAACATTTTTACGCGGGACAGCTACTGCTGCCAATATTGCAAACATAAATTCCGCACGGAAGAACTCACCTTTGACCATGTCGTGCCCATCGCGAAGGGCGGGCGCAAGACCTGGGAAAACATTGTGACGGCCTGTTGGCGATGCAACAACCGGAAGAGCGGACGGACGCCGGAAGAAGCCAACATGCGCCTGATTAAAAAACCCGTGAAGCCTCGCTGGAGTCCCACGGTCACCATAACCATCGGGATTCGCAACACGCCGGAAAGCTGGCGGGACTATCTCTACTGGAATCTCGAGTTGGATGCCGATCCTTCCGATCCATAG
- a CDS encoding Rieske 2Fe-2S domain-containing protein, which produces MDAHAGYVTVAQVDQIPPGTCRTVEVDGIFLALCNVEGTFRAVDNTCPHAGGPLGEGCLEGDLIECPWHGWRFNVHTGERPENPEIRVACVEVRVQGSDVQVKVPLTL; this is translated from the coding sequence ATGGATGCTCACGCCGGTTATGTCACCGTAGCCCAAGTCGACCAGATCCCGCCGGGTACCTGTCGCACCGTGGAAGTCGACGGCATCTTCCTCGCCCTCTGCAATGTGGAGGGAACGTTTCGAGCCGTCGACAACACGTGTCCGCACGCAGGCGGACCGCTGGGCGAAGGCTGTCTGGAAGGCGACCTCATTGAATGCCCCTGGCATGGGTGGCGGTTCAATGTTCATACAGGCGAGCGGCCGGAGAATCCAGAGATCCGTGTCGCCTGCGTAGAAGTGCGCGTACAGGGGTCCGACGTGCAGGTGAAAGTGCCGCTTACATTGTAG
- a CDS encoding PhzF family phenazine biosynthesis isomerase — protein sequence MPGQRRLQFYQADVFTDEPFGGNPVAVFPDADGLTDVELQQIAREMNLSETVFVFPPTDQAAVVKMRIFTPTQEIPFAGHPVIGTFFVLSTLDRFALREPVTRVLQECNLGLFPVDIHSHDGMIERVVMAQPSPQFLDVIDEPEALFAIARSLGITKAAITETRFPVQVVSTGLPVIIVPVRTLTAVRSIVPDVAAIAELSQQYGANGMMVFSTMTVEQSSTVHTRMFAPLIGIVEDPATGSASGALGAYLVQHGVVDIRPETEITAEQGYEIDRPSRIFIQVNSDDDAIQGVMVGGEAVMVVEGTLTF from the coding sequence ATGCCCGGGCAACGGCGATTACAGTTCTATCAGGCCGACGTGTTTACCGATGAACCATTTGGCGGGAATCCCGTGGCGGTGTTTCCGGACGCGGACGGGTTGACCGACGTCGAGCTACAACAGATCGCTCGCGAGATGAATCTCTCGGAAACCGTGTTTGTGTTTCCTCCCACTGACCAGGCGGCTGTCGTCAAGATGCGCATTTTTACACCAACGCAGGAAATTCCCTTCGCCGGACATCCGGTCATCGGGACGTTTTTTGTGCTGAGTACATTGGATCGCTTCGCGCTCCGGGAACCGGTCACACGGGTGCTGCAGGAATGTAATCTCGGCCTGTTTCCCGTCGATATCCATTCCCATGACGGGATGATCGAACGCGTGGTCATGGCGCAACCGAGCCCGCAGTTTCTGGATGTGATCGACGAACCGGAAGCGCTCTTTGCCATCGCCCGGTCCCTGGGCATTACCAAGGCCGCGATTACCGAAACCCGTTTTCCCGTGCAGGTGGTCTCGACGGGGCTTCCGGTCATCATCGTGCCGGTGCGCACTTTGACGGCTGTGCGTTCGATCGTTCCTGATGTCGCGGCTATCGCCGAGTTGTCACAACAGTATGGGGCCAACGGCATGATGGTCTTCAGCACGATGACGGTTGAACAGTCTTCCACCGTGCATACGCGCATGTTCGCCCCGTTGATCGGCATCGTGGAAGACCCCGCGACCGGCAGCGCCAGCGGCGCGCTGGGTGCCTATCTGGTGCAGCATGGAGTCGTCGATATCAGACCGGAGACTGAGATCACCGCCGAGCAGGGGTACGAGATCGATCGCCCCTCTCGCATTTTCATTCAGGTGAATTCCGACGACGATGCGATTCAGGGTGTGATGGTCGGTGGAGAAGCGGTGATGGTGGTGGAGGGGACGCTCACCTTCTAA
- a CDS encoding ribosome recycling factor has protein sequence MSTAQDVKHRVTEKMDHAIEHLKRDLAGIRTGRASVALLDGIKVDYYGTLTPLKQVANVATPEARLITIQPWEQNLIREIEKAIQTSDLGLTPSNDGKMIRIPLPPLTEERRKDLIKVCKKHGEEMKVQIRGFRRDGNEELKKLQKDAALTEDELRKSETEIQKLTDQYVQKIDDMMKKKEGEILEV, from the coding sequence ATGTCGACGGCGCAAGACGTGAAACACCGGGTTACCGAAAAGATGGATCACGCGATCGAGCATTTGAAACGCGATTTGGCGGGAATCCGCACCGGTCGCGCCTCAGTGGCTCTCCTCGACGGGATCAAAGTCGACTATTACGGTACGCTAACCCCACTGAAACAGGTGGCAAACGTGGCCACGCCGGAAGCCCGCCTCATCACGATTCAGCCGTGGGAACAGAACCTCATCCGGGAAATCGAAAAGGCGATTCAAACCTCCGACCTTGGACTGACGCCGTCGAACGACGGCAAGATGATTCGCATTCCCCTTCCACCGCTCACCGAAGAGCGCCGCAAAGATCTCATCAAGGTCTGCAAGAAACACGGCGAAGAGATGAAGGTGCAGATTCGCGGTTTTCGGCGGGACGGAAACGAAGAACTCAAGAAGCTGCAAAAAGATGCCGCGCTTACCGAAGATGAACTGCGAAAGTCGGAAACAGAAATTCAAAAACTGACCGACCAGTATGTGCAGAAAATCGACGACATGATGAAGAAAAAAGAAGGCGAAATTCTGGAAGTCTAG
- a CDS encoding bifunctional precorrin-2 dehydrogenase/sirohydrochlorin ferrochelatase, whose amino-acid sequence MAANSGFQISLDVRGWPVLVIGGNEEAAEKAQRLLDAGAKVTVVSPTLHEALRKLAASAKIIHRGRHFRANDLESVILVLNTLRDDRALAHSLIRLAREQKFLLWSVDQPDVSNVVMPAVVSSGHVRVAISSSGQAPALSGFMKEDLERILDSEFAAFVDWLAQLREQAKANEPDAEKRRALLREALDGFRLLGKVQYPKVWQEQRAAQQAPAAPASTT is encoded by the coding sequence ATGGCTGCAAATTCCGGGTTTCAAATTTCACTCGATGTGCGTGGGTGGCCGGTCCTTGTCATCGGGGGCAATGAGGAAGCGGCTGAAAAGGCACAGCGGCTGTTGGATGCCGGCGCCAAGGTGACGGTCGTCAGTCCTACGCTCCACGAAGCGCTCCGCAAACTTGCGGCCTCCGCGAAAATCATTCATCGCGGGAGGCATTTTCGCGCCAACGATCTGGAGAGCGTGATTCTCGTCTTAAATACGTTGCGCGATGATCGCGCACTCGCGCACTCGCTGATCAGGCTGGCTCGCGAACAGAAATTCCTGCTCTGGTCCGTCGACCAGCCCGATGTCTCGAACGTCGTGATGCCGGCCGTGGTCAGTTCCGGTCATGTTCGCGTGGCGATCAGCTCGAGCGGGCAGGCGCCGGCCTTGTCCGGGTTCATGAAAGAAGATCTGGAGCGGATTCTGGACAGCGAATTTGCCGCCTTCGTCGATTGGCTTGCCCAGCTTCGCGAGCAGGCAAAGGCCAATGAGCCCGATGCGGAAAAACGCCGGGCGCTTCTTCGTGAAGCGCTGGACGGATTCCGTCTCCTCGGCAAGGTGCAATACCCGAAGGTGTGGCAGGAACAGCGCGCCGCTCAACAGGCTCCAGCAGCCCCGGCATCCACGACGTAG
- a CDS encoding zinc-binding dehydrogenase: MNAVVFHEHGGPGKLQYQDMPMPTIGADEVLVQVKACALNHLDIWIRQGSPAYPMPLPHILGSDIAGVVQQIGSQVEGVAVGERIYVSPGVGCGRCEQCLAGRDNMCRSYGLIGAMCHGGYADYVKVPARNVRPIPGTLSFEQAAAFPLVSVTAWHMLFGLAEIRPGEDVLIMGAGSGVGHMAIQMAKLAGARVLTTVGSEEKVAKAEALGADEVIIHSREQVNQRVRELTHRRGVDVVIEHIGPEVWTQCIDSLAKGGRLVTCGATTGAEVKLDLRYVYSRQLTIKGSYMGSQSELLKAAHLIGVGKLRPVIDRTFPLSEARGAQEYLLNRKFFGKIVLTVP; encoded by the coding sequence ATGAACGCGGTTGTCTTCCACGAGCATGGCGGGCCGGGAAAGCTGCAGTATCAGGACATGCCGATGCCGACGATCGGCGCCGACGAAGTCCTTGTGCAGGTCAAGGCCTGCGCATTGAACCATCTGGATATCTGGATTCGGCAGGGGAGTCCCGCCTATCCGATGCCGCTCCCTCATATTCTCGGCTCGGACATCGCCGGCGTGGTGCAGCAGATCGGCTCGCAGGTGGAAGGGGTGGCCGTGGGGGAGCGCATCTATGTGTCTCCCGGTGTCGGGTGCGGCCGGTGTGAGCAGTGTCTAGCCGGTCGCGACAATATGTGCCGGTCCTATGGATTGATCGGGGCGATGTGCCACGGCGGCTACGCAGACTATGTGAAGGTGCCGGCCAGGAACGTGCGCCCGATTCCCGGCACTCTGTCGTTCGAACAGGCCGCGGCTTTTCCTCTGGTGTCCGTGACTGCCTGGCATATGCTGTTCGGGTTAGCGGAGATACGGCCCGGCGAAGACGTGTTGATCATGGGCGCCGGCAGCGGGGTTGGGCACATGGCGATCCAGATGGCCAAACTGGCCGGCGCTCGTGTGTTGACCACGGTCGGGAGCGAAGAGAAAGTTGCGAAGGCCGAGGCCCTAGGCGCGGATGAAGTCATCATTCACAGCCGCGAGCAGGTCAATCAGCGGGTGCGGGAGTTGACGCATCGCCGCGGTGTGGATGTGGTGATCGAGCACATCGGCCCGGAGGTTTGGACGCAGTGCATCGATTCGTTGGCGAAGGGCGGGCGGCTGGTCACCTGCGGCGCGACGACGGGCGCTGAGGTTAAGCTCGATCTGCGCTACGTGTATTCGCGGCAGCTGACGATCAAGGGGTCATACATGGGCTCCCAGAGCGAGTTGTTGAAGGCCGCTCACCTGATCGGCGTCGGGAAGTTGCGGCCGGTGATCGACCGCACGTTTCCACTGTCGGAGGCCAGGGGTGCGCAAGAATATCTTTTGAATCGGAAATTTTTTGGTAAAATCGTGCTGACTGTTCCGTAA
- a CDS encoding UMP kinase, which produces MSSAHYRRILLKVSGEMLAGEQGYGIQPSILEGLAEEIADVVAMDVEVAVVIGGGNIFRGLAASARGMERASADYMGMLATVLNALALQNALEGRGVSTRVQSAIEMRQLAEGYIRRRAIRHLEKKRVVIFAGGTGNPYFSTDTAASLRAMEIGAQVIMKGTKVDGIYDSDPVKNPQAKKYREIPFLSILTQNLKVMDSTAISLCMDNRLPLIVFNLKEKGNFKRVVQGDPIGTLVTVESR; this is translated from the coding sequence ATGAGTTCTGCCCACTACCGCCGCATCCTCCTGAAAGTCAGCGGAGAAATGCTGGCCGGTGAGCAGGGCTATGGCATCCAACCCTCGATTCTCGAAGGGCTGGCGGAAGAAATTGCCGACGTGGTCGCGATGGACGTCGAGGTGGCCGTCGTCATCGGCGGCGGCAATATCTTCCGCGGCCTGGCCGCCAGTGCCCGCGGTATGGAGCGGGCCTCCGCCGATTACATGGGTATGCTTGCGACCGTGTTGAACGCGCTCGCGCTTCAGAACGCGCTGGAAGGCCGCGGGGTCAGCACGCGTGTCCAGTCGGCGATTGAAATGCGACAGCTGGCCGAGGGCTACATCCGGCGGCGAGCCATCCGGCACTTGGAAAAGAAACGCGTGGTGATCTTTGCCGGAGGAACGGGCAACCCCTATTTCTCCACCGATACCGCCGCGTCGCTCAGGGCGATGGAAATCGGCGCGCAGGTCATCATGAAGGGCACCAAAGTCGACGGCATTTACGACAGCGATCCGGTTAAAAATCCGCAAGCTAAAAAGTACCGTGAGATTCCGTTTCTCTCGATTCTCACCCAGAATCTCAAAGTCATGGACTCGACCGCCATCAGCTTGTGCATGGACAACCGGCTGCCATTGATCGTCTTCAACTTGAAAGAAAAGGGCAACTTCAAACGCGTCGTCCAGGGTGATCCCATCGGAACTCTGGTCACCGTGGAAAGCCGTTAA
- a CDS encoding molybdenum cofactor biosynthesis protein, whose translation MSTPSHKEHKHHAPRSVGCMVITCSDTRTPDTDTSGQLIQKLLKENGHTIAAYHLVRDEPAQITARITEGIADDSVQAIIINGGTGISRRDSTFEAVDGMLEKRLDGFGEVFRFLTYQEIGSPAIMSRATAGIIKGRVLFSTPGSENAVRLAMEKLILPELGHLIKELTK comes from the coding sequence ATGAGCACCCCAAGCCACAAAGAACACAAACACCACGCTCCACGCTCTGTCGGCTGCATGGTTATCACCTGCAGCGATACACGGACGCCCGACACCGACACCAGCGGCCAGTTGATTCAGAAGCTCCTGAAAGAGAACGGCCACACGATCGCAGCCTACCATCTCGTCAGAGACGAGCCGGCGCAGATCACGGCACGGATCACAGAGGGCATTGCTGATGATTCCGTGCAGGCCATCATCATCAACGGCGGGACGGGGATCTCCAGACGAGACTCCACGTTTGAAGCGGTCGATGGCATGCTGGAAAAGCGGTTGGACGGATTCGGCGAAGTCTTCCGGTTCCTGACCTATCAAGAAATCGGCTCACCGGCCATCATGAGCCGGGCCACCGCCGGCATCATCAAAGGCCGCGTGTTGTTCTCCACCCCAGGGTCGGAAAACGCCGTGCGCCTGGCGATGGAAAAGCTCATCCTCCCCGAACTTGGTCACCTCATCAAAGAACTCACGAAGTAG
- a CDS encoding (2Fe-2S) ferredoxin domain-containing protein produces MPKPKHHILVCTNARPPGHPKPSCGGQGSAQLLMTFNMGLMQRGIMPGDVLVTGSSCLGPCEQGPTVVVYPEGTWYSKVTEADVATILDEHIKGGKPAAKLNPDSIWK; encoded by the coding sequence ATGCCGAAACCCAAACATCATATCCTTGTCTGCACCAACGCCCGACCGCCGGGTCACCCGAAACCGTCCTGCGGAGGCCAGGGCTCCGCGCAATTGCTCATGACCTTCAATATGGGCCTGATGCAACGCGGCATCATGCCGGGTGACGTGCTGGTCACGGGATCCTCCTGCCTGGGCCCTTGCGAGCAAGGACCAACCGTCGTCGTGTATCCGGAAGGCACCTGGTATTCCAAGGTGACGGAAGCCGATGTCGCGACCATCCTCGATGAACACATCAAGGGCGGCAAACCGGCCGCGAAGCTGAATCCGGACAGCATCTGGAAGTAA
- a CDS encoding DUF4403 family protein: MTSWISLTQCHLIRVCAAILAAIPITPAMAAGTPASGQAGVTPSTMTIHIPIPVTPLAELYGTIHQQLATHRSHGREWVTLGGGSGFLKYRLWPDEQGLTTAGDQLLSNSTVPFGVEYAKQIKGAITKIAECGQRDASTGTGRLSVTVTTRLKQGRSYTVLPASQVSAVQSTQSCVLSEQGVNAGPLMAQVYRSDLQEVLPAVDRKAAGLVTVKPAAARIWNDLQEPLLLDETEQLWLLLNPESTATAGIAPLSGSPAAGFGVIAKPAVVRGSKPAPRRLPLPEPQDHFQDDGFHVDFALQVPIEEANQRLREAVIGQEWSLGVGAIKIVNATLYPLGNQVGVELTLRGLLPLTLRLKGTPAYDEPAGRILFREVDYTIKERTPATDLAEEWLHEPLREELARRLTLPIREELDLMRQALEKGLNRELAGGRLRGTVSRLSLKDLAVQTASLSVRFKTEGTLRYDARPDVVAP, from the coding sequence ATGACCAGCTGGATTTCATTGACGCAGTGCCATCTGATTCGCGTGTGCGCCGCCATCCTGGCGGCAATCCCGATCACCCCGGCCATGGCCGCAGGGACACCGGCCTCCGGACAAGCCGGAGTAACCCCTTCCACCATGACCATCCACATCCCGATTCCGGTGACACCTCTCGCCGAGTTGTATGGGACTATCCATCAGCAACTCGCGACACATCGAAGCCACGGTCGTGAATGGGTCACGTTGGGCGGAGGAAGCGGTTTTCTCAAGTATCGGCTCTGGCCTGACGAACAGGGCTTGACCACAGCGGGAGACCAGTTGCTGTCCAACAGCACCGTGCCGTTCGGTGTGGAATATGCCAAGCAGATCAAAGGGGCCATCACGAAAATCGCCGAATGCGGACAGCGCGACGCGTCCACAGGAACAGGACGACTGTCGGTCACCGTGACGACGCGGCTCAAACAAGGTCGCAGCTATACGGTACTCCCGGCCAGTCAGGTCAGCGCCGTGCAATCGACTCAATCCTGTGTGTTGTCCGAGCAGGGCGTGAACGCCGGCCCATTGATGGCACAAGTGTATCGGAGTGATTTACAGGAAGTCCTGCCGGCGGTCGATCGCAAGGCAGCCGGCCTCGTCACCGTAAAACCGGCGGCAGCCCGCATCTGGAACGATCTTCAGGAACCGTTGCTGCTGGATGAGACGGAACAGCTGTGGCTCTTGCTGAACCCTGAGAGCACTGCCACGGCCGGCATCGCGCCGCTTTCCGGCAGCCCCGCCGCCGGCTTTGGTGTGATCGCCAAACCGGCCGTGGTACGAGGTTCGAAACCCGCGCCGCGCCGCCTGCCGCTTCCCGAACCGCAGGATCACTTCCAGGACGACGGGTTTCATGTCGATTTCGCGTTGCAGGTGCCGATCGAAGAAGCGAATCAACGTCTGCGCGAAGCCGTCATCGGCCAGGAATGGTCGCTGGGCGTGGGCGCGATCAAGATCGTCAACGCCACCCTCTATCCTCTGGGCAACCAGGTGGGAGTTGAATTGACCCTCCGCGGACTCCTGCCGTTGACCCTCCGTCTCAAGGGAACACCGGCTTATGACGAACCGGCGGGACGTATCCTGTTCCGGGAGGTCGATTACACCATCAAGGAACGCACCCCCGCCACGGACCTGGCGGAAGAATGGCTGCACGAACCGCTGCGGGAAGAATTGGCCCGCAGACTGACCTTACCGATTCGTGAGGAATTGGATCTGATGCGGCAGGCGCTCGAGAAGGGGCTCAACCGCGAGCTGGCCGGTGGGCGGTTGCGAGGAACGGTCAGCCGGTTGTCGCTGAAAGACCTCGCGGTACAGACCGCAAGTCTTTCGGTCCGATTCAAGACCGAAGGTACCCTGCGCTACGACGCCCGCCCAGACGTCGTCGCGCCGTAA
- a CDS encoding MTH1187 family thiamine-binding protein codes for MVLLEFSMSPLGKGESVSKYVARSLDIIDKSGVAYRLNPMGTVLEGEWDEVMAVVKKCYMRMRKDCNRVSCSIKIDYRKGPKGRLDSKVSSVQTQLKRKLKV; via the coding sequence ATGGTGTTATTGGAATTCAGCATGTCGCCGCTGGGCAAGGGCGAAAGTGTGAGCAAGTATGTCGCGCGCTCCCTCGACATCATCGATAAAAGCGGGGTGGCCTATCGATTGAATCCGATGGGCACGGTGTTGGAAGGGGAGTGGGACGAGGTCATGGCGGTGGTGAAGAAGTGCTACATGCGCATGCGCAAGGATTGTAACCGCGTGTCCTGCAGCATCAAGATCGACTATCGCAAGGGGCCGAAGGGGCGGTTGGACAGCAAGGTGTCGAGTGTGCAAACGCAATTGAAACGAAAACTGAAGGTGTAA